The genomic window gccCTTTTGATGTTTCATGCGTGTTCCTCCTCAAGTAGGGCAGGTAATTAGTCNNNNNNNNNNNNNNNNNNNNNNNNNNNNNNNNTTACGATTTCCCATAGCAAAGATATGAAAGATTGATATAAATGGAATGATGGTAAAAAGTAAAGTATGATGTCGacgaatatattaatgataataaagcaaatgaCTTACCATATCTAAAATAAAACGTAGATAGTAGTCAAATAGAGAAACAAACGTTGTCACTACTAATNNNNNNNNNNNNNNNNNNNNNNNNNNNNNNNNNNNNNNNNNNNNNNNNNNNNNNNNNNNNNNNNNNNNNNNNNNaaaaaaaaaactaaacaattccacattatataatatatacgattttCGAAAAATTATTTCTCCATCACAAAATCGACGACCTTCGTAAAATGATGCCAACGTAGATAATTGTATGGGATAGAGAGACGGATATTTCATAGTGTAAGTTTATCCTCCTTTGTCTCAGTTTCAACAATCGTCTTTAAGAATTCACTGATGAAGAAGAGAAGCCTTGACACCCTCGCTTCCTTATAAGAATCCTGCGTCGTTCAATTCTCTCTGAGATTACTAATGAGGGGGGAGAAGCTGTTAGGGTAACAAtgcgagagaaaaacaagagaattaCAATTTTAAAGTTAGAAATGATGATAAGCAAGATATGactaatgataaggaaaaaaacggtcgatgtagtagcagtagtaagagTCAGTGAGAATAATAAAGCTACTGGTGGTGGGGATCCTTATGATAGCAATAAGTATTAAACATATTATCTTTCTGCTGTAACCACAACATTATTTCCAgctatacataaaaaagatacatCCATAATCTTAAAATATCCATacccgaaaacaaaacaaaaaataataataataattcgaagACACACATCTCGTACTATGACGTCATCAGCAGCATCAAAGGCCGCATCTCACAGCCATGTCTTGCCTCCATAAAAGTGACTTGCACCTGCGCTGCTGCGCTACGTCAAACTTTGTAtcttaagtgtgtttgtgttcttaatTACACGGAGAATATTGGTTCATGCATTAGTTTTATCATGGGATGTGGTGCATNNNNNNNNNNNNNNNNNNNNNNNNNNNNNNNNNNNNNNNNNNNNNNNNNNNNNNNNNNNNNNNNNNNNNNNNNNNNNNNNNNNNNNNNNNNNNNNNNNNNNNNNNNNNNNNNNNNNNNNNNNNNNNNNNNNNNNNNNNNNNNNNNNNNNNNNNNNNNNNNNNNNNNNNNNNNNNNNNNNNNNNNNNNNNNNNNNNNNNNNNNNNNNNNNNNNNNNNNNNNNNNNNNNNNNNNNNNNNNNNNNNNNNNNNNNNNNNNNNNNNNNNNNNNNNNNNNNNNNNNNNNNNNNNNNNNNNNNNNNNNNNNNNNNNNNNNNNNNNNNNNNNNNNNNNNNNNNNNNNNNNNNNNNNNNNNNNNNNNNNNNNNNNNNNNNNNNNNNNNNNNNNNNNNNNNNNNNNNNNNNNNNNNNNNNNNNNNNNNNNNNNNNNNNNNNNNNNNNNNNNNNNNNNNNNNNNNNNNNNNNNNNNNNNNNNNNNNNNNNNNNNNNNNNNNNNNNNNNNNNNNNNNNNNNNNNNNNNNNNNNNNNNNNNNNNNNNNNNNNNNNNNNNNNNNNNNNNNNNNNNNNNNNNNNNNNNNNNNNNNNNNNNNNNNNNNNNNNNNNNNNNNNNNNNNNNNNNNNNNNNNNNNNNNNNNNNNNNNNNNNNNNNNNNNNNNNNNNNNNNNNNNNNNNNNNNNNNNNNNNNNNNNNNNNNNNNNNNNNNNNNNNNNNNNNNNNNNNNNNNNNNNNNNNNNNNNNNNNNNNNNNNNNNNNNNNNNNNNNNNNNNNNNNNNNNNNNNNNNNNNNNNNNNNNNNNNNNNNNNNNNNNNNNNNNNNNNNNNNNNNNNNNNNNNNNNNNNNNNNNNNNNNNNNNNNNNNNNNNNNNNNNNNNNNNNNNNNNNNNNNNNNNNNNNNNNNNNNNNNNNNNNNNNNNNNNNNNNNNNNNNNNNNNNNNNNNNNNNNNNNNNNNNNNNNNNNNNNNNNNNNNNNNNNNNNNNNNNNNNNNNNNNNNNNNNNNNNNNNNNNNNNNNNNNNNNNNNNNNNNNNNNNNNNNNNNNNNNNNNNNNNNNNNNNNNNNNNNNNNNNNNNNNNNNNNNNNNNNNNNNNNNNNNNNNNNNNNNNNNNNNNNNNNNNNNNNNNNNNNNNNNNNNNNNNNNNNNNNNNNNNNNNNNNNNNNNNNNNNNNNNNNNNNNNNNNNNNNNNNNNNNNNNNNNNNNNNNNNNNNNNNNNNNNNNNNNNNNNNNNNNNNNNNNNNNNNNNNNNNNNNNNNNNNNNNNNNNNNNNNNNNNNNNNNNNNNNNNNNNNNNNNNGGCTATTCGACTCTACTAACATCAACACACTGTCCacatatttttatcacattatatatcAGTTATATTGTACACATATCCTGTGCTTGCTTCGTGTCTACAATTTTTGGACATTTTTCTATATCACAATCAATGTTTTATCTCCATTTTGGTATCACAATATTCGTTACTTGTCCACCCTGACCGAATTCTGACACACAAGGAATTGGAAACATGTTTCCATGTCACAAATCAGTTGATCTCCTTTCTGGAATCGAAATATCTGTGACCTCTGCCTCGTCACAGATGATAACTGCACCCGCAGAAGATGGAGCATCAGAAAAGAACGATGACACACATCAGTCATCTCCTTGTGCTGGGAACGCCTCGCAACATGAGGACCATTGTGAGTATTCCTCTGCAACATACGTATTCAaagtatgatataaatgtatagtaCATAGATTTAGATGGAGATACAGAAGAGCATATATACTCAATCTATATTCTTCAGTATAGTGTATAAAATACAGATTACATATTGCAATCAAATATTGTGCTATCTCAACAGATTTTAGTGTCATTCGTGGCTGCGTTAAGCGTGGCAGCTGCTGCTCCTGACGGTTGCTGTGGTGGAAGCCACNNNNNNNNNNNNNNNNNNNNNNNNNNNNNNNNNNNNNNNNNNNNNNNNNNNNNNNNNNNNNNNNNNNNNNNNNNNNNNNNCAGAGTGGTGAAAGCACAGTTGGTCGGAGTTGGCACTCTTCCCAGCACTNNNNNNNNNNNNNNNNNNNNNNNNNNNNNTTATGGTCCAGCGGAGGTGGCTCTCGAGGCGGCCACGGCAGATCCAGCGGTGCCAGCATTGTCCGAGCTGAGCTGGTCGGAGTTGGCACTCTTCCCAGCACTNNNNNNNNNNNNNNNNNNNNNNNNNNNNNTTATGGCTCCAGCGGAGGTGGCTCTCGAGGCGGCCACGGCAGATCCAGCGGTGCCAGCGTTGTCCGGGCACAGCTGGTTGGTGTTGGCAGCCTTCCCTCAGGCGGGGGCAGCGGCCACGGGTCTAATGCTATTTCCACCGGTGGAGGATACGGCGGTTGAAGCGGCTAGTAAAGTGTTTTTCTCGTAAATGAGCTGGTTTCCAAAGACGTTactaaatacaaaaaaggaatgccacattagtattgcaattgttGAATACGAATAAAAGGAAATTCAAACacgaagttttttttctgttctaagtaaagtaaaaaatgttctaaaagataatggtgatagttaaaacattaatgataattagattGATATTGAAACTTTGTTAGTGTATTGAACTTAAACATTACTATACATATCAAATTGTTGAGCCAATACATTCCTTCTAATGCTTTGCTGATGCTTTGTACTCTAACCAATGCACAAATGTCAATTAGCATACTCTGCTGTCAGAACTATCCAATCAAAAAAATGTTCTTATTGAATATATACAAAGCAAGGCAATTACATAGTTCCACGATACGCAGCATGCGACACGaataattagaaagaaagaacgtATGTTATGACATGAATNNNNNNNNNNNNNNNNNNNNNNNNNNNNNNNNNNNNNNNNNNNNNNNNNNNNNNNNNNNNNNNNNNNNNNNNNNNNNNNNNNNNNNNNNNNNNNNNNNNNNNNNNNNNNNNNNNNNNNNNNNNNNNNNNNNNNNNNNNNNNNNNNNNNNNNNNNNNNNNNNNNNNNNNNNNNNNNNNNNNNNNNNNNNNNNNNNNNNNNNNNNNNNNNNNNNNNNNNNNNNNNNctaataattatattgattatttcatTATGCTATATTATTGCACAAGCATCAACAGCTGTAAACTAGAACCACTTTCGCGAGGAGTTTTAAGAAAGTAACATATATCTACCCTAAAggattttatatattgcataatgttTAATACTATAAACCCCATGCACATGATTGATAAGCATTTGCATC from Penaeus monodon isolate SGIC_2016 chromosome 23, NSTDA_Pmon_1, whole genome shotgun sequence includes these protein-coding regions:
- the LOC119588290 gene encoding glycine-rich cell wall structural protein 1.8-like (The sequence of the model RefSeq protein was modified relative to this genomic sequence to represent the inferred CDS: added 211 bases not found in genome assembly); translation: MTHISHLLVLGTPRNMRTIILVSFVAALSVAAAAPDGCCGGSHGGGGHGGGGYGGGGGGGGHGGGGGGGGRVVKAQLVGVGTLPSTGGGGGGGSGGYGSSGGGSRGGHGRSSGASIVRAELVGVGTLPSTGGGGGGGSGGYGSRGGGSRGGHGRSSGASVVRAQLVGVGSLPSGGGSGHGSNAISTGGGYGG